TGTACTCCTTCTTTTTGGCAACGGTTGTAGATGCGTTCCAAGGCGTGGTAGCCGGTGGCATCAATTGCCGGCACGCTACGCATACGCAAAATAAGCACTTTGCAATCTTTGTGGTGTTCCAATGAGTCTAAAAACTTGTTGGCCGCGCCGAAAAAGAAAGGCCCGTTGATTTCGTACACGCTTACATGTTTGGCGATAATCTTGGTGTCGATATCGTCTTTTTGGCGGACTTCGTCCATAATATCGTCGTCGGCATTTTTGATTTGGTAAACATCGGCCATTCTTTTCATAAACAGAACAGCTGCCAAAACGAGCCCAAATTCAATGGCTACCACTAAATCTTCCACCACCGTAAGGGTAAAAGTAGTTAGCAAAATGGCGATATCGCTGGCAGGAGCCTTAAATAAGGCTGTAAAAGAACGCCAATCGCTCATGCGGTATGCCACTAAAAACAAAATGGCCGCCAGAGAAGTCATGGGGATAAGACCAATGTATTTCATCAGGCACATCATCATGACAAACAGAAAACACGCATGGGCCATACCCGCAACAGGGGTACGGCCGCCGTTTTCAATGTTGGCCGCGGTGCGGGCGATGGCGCCCGTGGCGGGAAGGCCGCCAAATAAGCCGGAGGCCACATTGGCCAAGCCCGTGGCTACAAGTTCCATGTTGGAACTGTGGCGTTTCCCAATCATACCGTCCGCTACTACGGCGGAAAGCAGGCTTTCTATCCCGGCCAAAAAGGCAATGGTAAAAGCAGAGGGGAGAAGTTTGCGAATCACTTCATAAGAAATTTCACCCGGCATATGCGGCATAACAAGCGTGCCGTCCACCTGCCCGAAAGTAGAAGTGATGGTGGCTACATTCATACCCGAGAATTTAACCAACAGCGTGGTAATGATTAACGCCGCCAAAGAGCCGGGTAATGCGCGCCATTTTTTCGGCCAAAAGAGAATAATTCCCAAGGTTAATAACCCAACTGCCAGCGTCTGCCAGTTGATGGCCGACAGAGTGTGAAAATATAAGTTCCACTTGGCAAAAAACGCACTGGGGATATCCGTTAGGTTTAACCCCAAGAAATCGTTTATTTGGGTGGAAAACAGCACTACCGCAATTCCGCTTGTAAAACCGGTGGTTACGGGATAGGGGATAAATTTGATAAACGCCCCGAACTTAAAAAGCCCCATAAACATCAAAATAATACCGGCCATAATGGTAGCGGTTAACAGCCCGGCCATGCCGAACTGTTGTAAAATTCCGTACACAATTACCACAAATGCCCCGGTAGGGCCGCCGATTTGAACCCGGCTTCCGCCCAGTAGCGAAATGATAAACCCGGCCACAATGGCAGTAATAAGGCCTTTTTCGGGGGTTACGCCGGAGGCGATTGCCAACGCAATGGAAAGAGGTAAAGCCACACAAGCCACAACAAGGCCTGCGCTTAAATCTTTCAAAATCCGTTGGGAAGAAAATTCTTCAGGGTGATTTTGAAGAAGCGTGAATAATTTAGGTCTAAGCATCATATTATCGGTTGAATAATTTACGAATCAGCCTGTCATAATAAGGCTGAGGAATTTGCATACCCGGGGTGGTAATTCTTCCGGCGTGCGGGCCATGATAGTCCGACCCGGCCGTGCAGAACAAACCATATTTTCTGGCTAAAGCCAGCAGGTCTTGCTTCATTGAGAAGGTATGGGCGGGATAAAAAACTTCAATGCCGTCCAGGCCTGCTTCTACCCACGCGGGGAAATTCCAGTGTTCGCTGACAATTCCCGGGTGGGCAATCACGGCCATGCCGCCGGCTCGCTTAATATGTTGTATGGCTTCCACGGCGGTTACCCCGGCGGAAGGTACATAGCCGGGTTGGCCGGGCACCAAGTAGCGGCGGAAACCTTCCTGTCGGGAAGGCACAACCCCGTTTTCTTTTAAGGCATCGGCCACATGGGCGCGGGAAACGGTGTTGGGGGCTCTTTTGAAAACATCTTCTTCGGTGATGTTTACGCCCGCTTCTATGAGTTGGCGGATAATTTGGCGTATTCTTTCCCGGCGGTTTTGGCGGTTTTGGGCCAAAAAGGCTTGAAAAGTCGGGTTGTCCAAATCTAAATTATAACCCGTGAAGTGCAAATGGTCGTGTTCCCGGGTGCTGATTTCTACCCCGGGGGTAAAAAGAATACGATGTTCT
The DNA window shown above is from Elusimicrobium sp. and carries:
- a CDS encoding STAS domain-containing protein, with amino-acid sequence MLRPKLFTLLQNHPEEFSSQRILKDLSAGLVVACVALPLSIALAIASGVTPEKGLITAIVAGFIISLLGGSRVQIGGPTGAFVVIVYGILQQFGMAGLLTATIMAGIILMFMGLFKFGAFIKFIPYPVTTGFTSGIAVVLFSTQINDFLGLNLTDIPSAFFAKWNLYFHTLSAINWQTLAVGLLTLGIILFWPKKWRALPGSLAALIITTLLVKFSGMNVATITSTFGQVDGTLVMPHMPGEISYEVIRKLLPSAFTIAFLAGIESLLSAVVADGMIGKRHSSNMELVATGLANVASGLFGGLPATGAIARTAANIENGGRTPVAGMAHACFLFVMMMCLMKYIGLIPMTSLAAILFLVAYRMSDWRSFTALFKAPASDIAILLTTFTLTVVEDLVVAIEFGLVLAAVLFMKRMADVYQIKNADDDIMDEVRQKDDIDTKIIAKHVSVYEINGPFFFGAANKFLDSLEHHKDCKVLILRMRSVPAIDATGYHALERIYNRCQKEGVQLVLSHVQKHVLKTLDKYGFVEKIGTDHICKNIDLSLMRAESIISGRNHFLE
- a CDS encoding PHP domain-containing protein, whose amino-acid sequence is MPKIDLHTHSEFSDGTCSPKEVVHAALKAGANVFALTDHDTTDGVRQAEAVCKEHRILFTPGVEISTREHDHLHFTGYNLDLDNPTFQAFLAQNRQNRRERIRQIIRQLIEAGVNITEEDVFKRAPNTVSRAHVADALKENGVVPSRQEGFRRYLVPGQPGYVPSAGVTAVEAIQHIKRAGGMAVIAHPGIVSEHWNFPAWVEAGLDGIEVFYPAHTFSMKQDLLALARKYGLFCTAGSDYHGPHAGRITTPGMQIPQPYYDRLIRKLFNR